From the Candidatus Eisenbacteria bacterium genome, the window AGGGTGATCGTGCCGGTCTTGTCGAGCAGCAGGACGTCGACGTCGCCGGCCGCCTCGACGGCGCGGCCCGACATCGCGATGACGTTCGCCTGGATCATGCGATCCATCCCGGCGATCCCGATGGCGGAGAGGAGGCCGCCGATGGTGGTCGGGATGAGGCAGACGAGGAGAGCCGCGAGCACCGTCATGGTCACCGGTGTGCCCTGGCCGACCTCGTTCACGCTGTAGATCGAGAACGGCAGCAGGGTGACGGTGGCCAGCAGGAAGATGATGGTGAGGGCGGCCAGCAGGATGTTGAGGGCGATTTCGTTCGGCGTCTTCTGCCGCTTTGCGCCCTCGACCATCGCGATCATGCGATCGAGGAACGTCTCGCCCGGATCGGTCGTGATACGCACCACGATCCAGTCGGAGAGGACGCGCGTGCCGCCGGTAACCGCGTTGCGATCGCCACCGGCCTCGCGGATGACGGGCGCGCTCTCGCCCGTGATCGCGCTCTCGTCGACCGAAGCGATCCCGACGACGATCTCGCCGTCGCTTGGGATGAACTCGCCCGCCTCGACCAGGACGAGATCGCCCTTGCGGAGGCTGCCGCTCGTCACGGAGCTGGTTCGCACGCGTCGCGGATCGAAGGAGCCGTTGCCGGGAAGACCGGCGAGCTTCCGGGCGGCCGTCTCGCGCCGGGCCTTGCGGAGATTTTCGGCCTGCGCCTTGCCACGACCCTCGGCCATCGCCTCGGCGAAGTTGGCGAAGAGCACGGTGAACCAGAGCCAGAGCGAGACCGCAAGGATGAATCCGGCGGGCGCCTCGCCGTGACCACCCAGCGCCTGCACGAAGAGTCCCGTCGTGAGCACGCTGCCCACGAGGACCACGAACATGACGGGGTTCTTCACCTGGTGGCGCGGGTCGAGCTTCGCGAACGACGCCGCGATGGCGCCGCGCACGATCTCGGGATCGAAGAGGGGACGGGCCTTGGCGTGAGTCTGCATCAGTGTCCTCGAATCAGGCAGTCAACATGAGGTGCTCGACGATCGGGCCGAGCGCGAGGGCGGGAATGAAGGTGAGCGCCCCGACGATGATGACGACGCCGATCAGCATGACGACGAAGAGTGGCGTGTGGGTCGGAAGCGTCCCGGGGCCGGCCGGCACACGCTTCTTCTGCGCAAGGGAGCCGGCGATGGCGAGTGTCGGGATCGCGAGCCAATAGCGCGTGATGAGCATCTCGATCCCGCCGAGCGCGTTGTAGAACGGAACGTTCGCCGACAACCCGGCGAACGCGCTCCCGTTGTTGCCCGCCATGGAGCTGAACGCGTAGAGAATTTCGCTCAAGCCATGCGCGCCGGTGTTCGCACGCCCGGCGAGCCCGGCCGCGGTCGTGACGCCGAGCGCCGTGAGAGGGAGGATGAGGAGTGGTGGTATCAGGATGATCAGCGACGCCATCTTCATCTCGTAGGCTTCGATCTTCTTGCCGAGGTACTCCGGCGTCCGTCCGACCATGAGGCCGGCGACGAAGACGGCGATGATGGCGAAGACGAGCATGCCGTAGAGGCCGCAGCCGACGCCGCCGAAGATGACCTCCCCGAGCTGAATCAGGAACAGTGGCACCAGGCCGCCGAGCGGCGTGAACGAGTCGTGCATCGCGTTCACGGAGCCGTTCGACGCGGCGGTCGTCGCGGTAGCCCAGAGCGCGGAGTTGGCGACGCCGAAGCGGACCTCCTTGCCCTCCATGTTGCCGCCGGGCTGGAGATTGCTCGCGACAGCGTCCACGCCGAGGGCAGTGATCCTCGGGTTCCCCTGATACTCCGCCCACACGCAGACGGCGAGGAACCCGACGAACATGATCGTCATGGCAGCGAGCAGCGCCCATCCCTGGCGCCGGTCACCGACCATCTGCCCAAAGGTGTAGCAGAGGGCGGCGCCGATCAGCAGGATCGACAGCATCTCGAAGAAGTTCGAGAGCGGGGTAGGGTTCTCGTAGGGGTGGGTGGAGTTGACGTTGAAGAAGCCGCCACCATTGGTGCCCATCTGCTTGATCGCGATCTGCGACGCGGCGGGGCCCATGGGGAGCGTCTGCTCGGTCACGGGCGAGGTCTCGGTCTTCGGCTGTCCCTGGTCGTCGAGGACGGGATTGCCGTCGGCGTCCTTCACGGGGGTCGTCACCGTCGTCGGCTGCGCGAGCGTCGCCGTCTCGTAGGCCCTGAAGTTCTGCACCGCACCTTGCGATACCAGGAGGAGGGCGAGCACCAGCGAGAGCGGCAGCAGGATGTAGACGACGCTGCGCGTGAGATCGACCCAGAAGTTGCCGATCTCCTTCGTCAACGCGCTGCGAAACCCGCGGATCAGTGCGACGAGGATCGCCATGGCGGTCGCGGCGGAGACGAAGTTCTGCACCGTCAGGCCGAGCATCTGGGTCAAGTAGCTCATCGTGGATTCGCCGCCGTACCCCTGCCAGTTCGTGTTGGTCGCGAAGCTGGTCGCGGTGTTGAACGAGGAGTCGGGCGATACGGCGCCGAAGGTCTGCGGATTGACCGGCAGCACGCCCTGCAAGCGCTGCAGCGCGTAGACGAACAGCACGCCGATCGCGTTGAAGAGGAGCATCGCGATCGCGTACGTTTTCCACGTCATGCCTTCGTCCGGATGGACACCGCACACTCGGTAGACGAGCCGCTCGATCGGGCGCAGTACTGGGTCGAGAAGCGTCCGCTGGCCTTCGTAGACGCGCGCCATGTAACCGCCAAGCGGCTTCACGAGCGCGAGAAGGACGACGAAGTAGATCACGATCTGTAGGGCGGCGTTTGCGGTCATCAGAACCACTCCGGCTTGAGTAGTGCGGCGAAGAGGTAGACGAACAGTCCGATCGTCACGACTCCGCCGAGGGCGTAGAGCGCGGGCATTGCAACCTCCTAGGACAGACGCTCGCAGACCACGATGAAGGCCCACGAGACGGCGAAGAAGCCGATCGTCAGTGCGAGATAGACGAAATCCATTGGCAGTCCCCCTGCTGGCCCTGTGGAGCAGGAAGCATGCCGGTCGGATGGACCGCGAGATTCGGTGCCTGAGTCAGTGGCCTCACCGTCGGAAGCTGCAGAGTGAAATGCTCTCGATGCTGGATGCACGGATCGGCGTTGCGGATTCGCTTGCGGCGTCCAAACGCGACTGCGGTCGGCCACGAGCCGAGTTGGAGGCCCCCATCCGCAGGACCTTGTCGTCGTAGGACACGCGCGTCTGCGTGGAGGTGATGGGTATGCTAGCTGCAGCGCTGCGTGCTGCATTCTGCACGTCGCCACCCTGCTTCGAGCGTCGGAAAGGCCGAGGATCGCATCGCAGGACGCTGGCACACCGCGTGCTCCACACCGTGTGATCCCTCGGATCCTTCTTCCCGCGATCGTGCCGGCCCGTCCGCATGCCCCGAGCGTGGTCGGGTGCGTCGCCGCGCGTCGACGGCGCGGTTCGTAAGCGAAGGACGGCTCTTGACCCGTCACGCGCCAACGACTTCGACCGCTCACCGCAGCGCGAGCGAGCGTAGTGCGGGCGGGAGGCTCGAGGAGTCCGACGTCCTGAGCATCCGCGGCAACCATCCGACCGGGCTGTCCGTGACCGGGATGGTGCCGGCGAGTCTCGACCGGCCGCGCTCTCGACAGTGGTCCCAAACCGCAAGCGGGCCACTGGGGCAAGCAGGGCACGCCATCCTGATCATCGACGCCGACCGGCGCTGTCGTACGATGCTCGCGACGTATCTGTCGAGCCAGGGCTTCGACGTGCACGGCGCTGACGACAGCACACATGCACTTGCGCTCCTGGCCGAGCGCCAGTTCGACATCGTGTTCGCCGCGGCCCCGGAGTCCGGCGCCGAGGACCTGTCGATGCTGCGAGCGCTCCGCCAGGCACATCCCGACGTCGTGGTCGTGCTGATGACGGCGCGCGCCAGCGTCGAGAACGCCGGCGGCGAGATGTGTGCGGGCGCCTACGATCATCTCGTGAAGCCCCTGGATTTGGAGCATGTCCGCTCGTTGCTCGAGCGGGTATTCGATCTGAGCCGTTCCCCATCCGGGGGGGCGCCGCGGCGGGCGCTGGAGCCGGCGTTCCTCCAAGCCACGAGCCCTGCCATGCAACGGGTGGTCGCCACGTCGCGAACGGTCGCCGCATCGGACGTGACCGTCCTGATCACCGGCGAAGGCGGCACCGGCAAGAGCCGGCTGGCGAGGACCATTCACGACTGGAGCCCGCGACGCGCGGGGCCCTTCGTCGCCGTTCCGTGCGCGACCATCGACCGGGATCTGAGCGAAATGGAGCTCTCCCACCAGGTGCGGCGCGCGCGCGCGGGCACCCTGTACCTCGACGACATCGGCGACCTCGCGCCCGAGCTGCAGGCGAAGCTTCTCCATCTCCTCGGCGAGTCGAGCTTCGAGCGGATCGATGGCAACGACGCCACGATGGCGCCCGGGCCGCCGGAGCCTCGCCTCATCGCCGCGACCAAGCGCGACCTCGAGGCCGACGTGCGCACGGGGCGCTTCCGAGAGGACCTGTTCTACCGGCTGAGCGTCGTGTCGATCGCGCTTCCTCCTCTGCGCGAGCGGTGCGAGGACATCCCGGCGCTCACCGATCACATTCTGCAGCGCCTCGCCCAACGGCATCGGCGCGGTGTGCCCGAGTGCGGACCGGACGTCAGACAGAGGCTCTGTGACTATGAGTGGCCGGGCAACGTGCGCGAGCTCGAGAACGCCCTCGAGCGCGCCGTCGTGTTGTCTGGTCCGGGACCGATCACCCTCGCGCACCTGCCGGGGCGGCTGCAATCGGCGCGCGGGGGGACGATCGACACTGCGGCGTCCGCTCCCTCGCTGAAGGACCTCGAGCGCGACCACGTCAGGCGCGTCCTCGCGGAATCGAGCACGTTGGGAGAAGCGGCCGCACGGCTCGGCATCGATCCGTCGACGCTCTGGCGCATGCGCAAGCGATGGGGGCTCGAGTGACGGGGCACCGAATGCGCCCGGACGGTGGATGACGATGCGTCTGGCTCCCAGTCTACTCGACGGCCTGGCGGCGACGGATGGAGCTCCGCGCCCGGAAGTTCCCGCCATCGAGCGGCGACGATCTCCCGTATGTCCCGAGACGACAGCCTCGAACCCCGAAGTGGTCACCTACGATCGAAGCGCCGATGCGCCCCTGATGGCTGCCGCCGAAAGCGGGGCCGTCGTAGAGCTCGTGGTCGTGCTGCGTGGAACGGTTCACCGGGCGACCGGACATCCCGGGGCGTGGCGTCTACGCCTGGGAGACGGCCACTATCGCGTATTCTCCGCGGAGGCGGTCGTCGCGCTGACCCCCGTGAAGGGGCACTCGCCCGCCTCACCTTCGGCTGCTCCGCCCCGCGCGGTGGCGAAGGTTCCGGCAGGGAGTACCGCGGTTCCGCGCGGGCAAGCGTAGCGCCTCGACGTCGGATCGCCGCATCGCGATGCGCAGTCCAGCTCTTCCAGATTGCATTGCGTGGCGACGCCGCTCCCGGAACGGCCGACGTGTCCGGGCCACGACGCCGTGGCACACGAAATGCTGATGGGGGCAGTTGCCAAGACACAGCGGCCCTCTCCAACACGATCGCCAAGACGTGCGAGAGGCCTGGAGGTTCCGATGAAGAAGATCGAGGCGATGATCAAGCCGCACAAGCTCGACGACGTGAGGGACAGCCTGATCGAGGCCGGCGTGCAGGGAATGACCGTGCTCGAGATCCGAGGGTTCGGCCGGCAGCAGGGTAGGACCAGCTACTACCGCGGCACGGAGTACGTCGCCGACTTCGTTCCGAAGATCAAGCTCGAAGTCTTCGTCTCCGACGATCTCGTCGACGCGGTCGTCGAGGTGATCGAGACGGCGGCACGGACGGACAGCATCGGTGACGGGAAGATCTTCGTTCTGCCCGTCGAGGATGCCGTGCGCATTCGCACCGGAGAGCACGGCCGCACCGCAATCGAGTCGGTGCCGGTCCAGCCCACGCGCCGCGTCGCGTAGCGCGCGCTGCCCCCGGACGGGGTGGCAGCAGCGAAGACGGGCAGGCCGTCTTCCCTCCTCGAGCGACAGACACGTTCCGGCGCATCCGCTCCGGGGGCGGCGTCCTCAGGCGATGTGCGCGCGGATGGCTGCGGCGAGAGCGGCAGCGCGTCGCGCGCTGAGCCGGCGCGAGAACCTTCGACGACGCGTCGGCGTCAGGATTCGCGCGCTCGCCCGGCGCATGCGACGCGCGGTCGCCCGCGCGTGCGGAATTGCGGAAGGTCGCGACGTGCCATCGTGGTCGCGGCGCGGCCCCGCACGCGGCGGCGGCGGTGAACGCCGCCGACGTTGGAACGCTCACGCTCGTGCGCGTGAGTAGGGATGGCTATCAGCTCGCATGCTGTCCGTCGCTGGGTGCGGCGTGAGCGACGGGTGCCCGGAGTGTGAGCACGAGGAGGTAGCGGGCCGAGTCCGCCTGGCGGCCGCGCGCAGCACAAGCGATTGTCTTCGCGTCGCATTGTCGCCGAGCGCATCGCGACAACCGGCGCGGCACGGTTCATGCGGAGGTTCTCCCGCATGCGGCATCGGCATCACATGGCACGCGGTCTCGAGGAGGAGCATCGAGGCGGCGTAGGGCACCCCACGCCAGCGCCTGATTGCATCCTGCACGCGGCCGTTTCGTCCTGCAATACGTCGAGCCCTTCGTGCGACGTGCGCACTACGGACGACCGGGATTTCCCAACACGGCACCGCTGTTGCTCGGGAGCGAGAGAGCGTCGCGGACGTTCGACGCCGCGACACAGGAGACGAACTATGATCGACGCGACATATGCCTTGGTGATCCTCGGGTTCTTCGCACTGAGCGCGGCATACGCCTACGCGTGCGGGAGGTTGTAGCAATGGAGAACGCGCTCGTCGGCATGCTCGGCGTAGTGTTGATCATGTATCTGTTCTGGACCCTCGTTCGTCCGGAGGACTTCTGATGCGAACGCGGGACATCGACCACGGAGGAACGAGGTAGATGACGGCCTCTGGTTGGATTCAGCTCGCCCTGATCCTCGGCGCATTCACCCTACTCACCAAGCCCCTGGGGGTGTACCTCATCCAGGTCCTCGACCCGGAGCGGGAAGGCGGAACGTTCCTCGATCCGGTGCTGGGACCCCTCGAACGGCTCGTGTACCGCATCCTCCGCGTCCGTCCGGACCGAGGACAGACTTGGCTCCAGTACACGATCTCAGTCCTGGTGTTCAGCGCCCTGACCACGCTGCTGACCTATGCCCTGCTTCGCCTTCAGGACAAGCTGCCGCTGAATCCGCAGAATCTCCCCGCCGTCAGCCCCCACCTCGCCTTCAACACGGCCGTGAGCTTCGTGACCAACACGAACTGGCAGAGCTACGGCGGTGAGTCGACCATGAGCTACTTCTCGCAGATGGTCGCGCTGGTGATGCACCATTTCTTTTCGGCGGCGGCGGGAATCGCGATCGCGGCGGCATTGGTGCGTGGCATCGCCGTCAGCCAGGGCCGGACGATCGGAAACTTCTGGCGGGACATGACCCGGCTCTGCCTGTATCTGCTGCTGCCAATGGCGCTCGCGTACGCGGTGTTCCTCGTCTGGAATGGAGATCCCCAGAACTTCCGGCCGTACAGCGTCGTGACGACGGTGGACCAGTCGGTGGCGGCGAGCCCGGCCGAGCCCGCTCAGCAGACGATTGCGCAGGGGCCGATCGCCTCGATGGTGTCCATCAAGATGATCGGCACGAACGGCGGCGGGTACATGAATGCGAACTCCGCACATCCGTTCGAGAACGCGACCGGCTTTGGCAACTACCTGCAGATGGTGATCTTCGGCCTGATCGCGAGTGCGCTCACGTACTACCTGGGCCGGATGGTGCGGAACCAGAGGCACGGCTGGGCGATCTGGACGGCGATGTTCGTCGTCATGCTGGGCGGCATCCTGTTCTGCTGGTACGCGGAGAGTGCCGGCAACCCGCTCGTGCACGCGGCCGGTGTGGCCTCGGCCCCCGGCAACATGGAGGGCAAGGAGGTCCGCTTCGGCGTGTTCAACTCCGCGGCGTGGGCCGCGATGACCACCGCCACCACCTGCGGGGCGGTCAACAGCATGCACGACAGCTTCACGCCCCTGGGCGGGCTGGTCCCCCTCATCAACATGCAGCTGGGCGAAGTCATCTTCGGCGGCGTCGGCTCGGGGCTCTATGGGATGCTGGTATTCGTCTTCGTCGCGATCTTCATCGCCGGTCTCATGATCGGCCGTACGCCGGAATACCTCGGCAAGAAGATCGAAACGCGCGACGTCAAGCTCGCTTCGCTCTTCGTGCTCGTTACGTGCTTCGCCGTCCTGGTGCCGACCGCGTGGGCGTCGGTGAGCGATTGGGGCACGGCCGGCCTCAACAACAACGGGCCCCACGGGCTCGCCGAGATTCTCTACTACTTCAGCTCCGCGAGCGGCAACAA encodes:
- a CDS encoding HAD-IC family P-type ATPase, with product MQTHAKARPLFDPEIVRGAIAASFAKLDPRHQVKNPVMFVVLVGSVLTTGLFVQALGGHGEAPAGFILAVSLWLWFTVLFANFAEAMAEGRGKAQAENLRKARRETAARKLAGLPGNGSFDPRRVRTSSVTSGSLRKGDLVLVEAGEFIPSDGEIVVGIASVDESAITGESAPVIREAGGDRNAVTGGTRVLSDWIVVRITTDPGETFLDRMIAMVEGAKRQKTPNEIALNILLAALTIIFLLATVTLLPFSIYSVNEVGQGTPVTMTVLAALLVCLIPTTIGGLLSAIGIAGMDRMIQANVIAMSGRAVEAAGDVDVLLLDKTGTITL
- the kdpA gene encoding potassium-transporting ATPase subunit KdpA codes for the protein MTANAALQIVIYFVVLLALVKPLGGYMARVYEGQRTLLDPVLRPIERLVYRVCGVHPDEGMTWKTYAIAMLLFNAIGVLFVYALQRLQGVLPVNPQTFGAVSPDSSFNTATSFATNTNWQGYGGESTMSYLTQMLGLTVQNFVSAATAMAILVALIRGFRSALTKEIGNFWVDLTRSVVYILLPLSLVLALLLVSQGAVQNFRAYETATLAQPTTVTTPVKDADGNPVLDDQGQPKTETSPVTEQTLPMGPAASQIAIKQMGTNGGGFFNVNSTHPYENPTPLSNFFEMLSILLIGAALCYTFGQMVGDRRQGWALLAAMTIMFVGFLAVCVWAEYQGNPRITALGVDAVASNLQPGGNMEGKEVRFGVANSALWATATTAASNGSVNAMHDSFTPLGGLVPLFLIQLGEVIFGGVGCGLYGMLVFAIIAVFVAGLMVGRTPEYLGKKIEAYEMKMASLIILIPPLLILPLTALGVTTAAGLAGRANTGAHGLSEILYAFSSMAGNNGSAFAGLSANVPFYNALGGIEMLITRYWLAIPTLAIAGSLAQKKRVPAGPGTLPTHTPLFVVMLIGVVIIVGALTFIPALALGPIVEHLMLTA
- the kdpF gene encoding K(+)-transporting ATPase subunit F, coding for MPALYALGGVVTIGLFVYLFAALLKPEWF
- a CDS encoding sigma-54 dependent transcriptional regulator is translated as MVPASLDRPRSRQWSQTASGPLGQAGHAILIIDADRRCRTMLATYLSSQGFDVHGADDSTHALALLAERQFDIVFAAAPESGAEDLSMLRALRQAHPDVVVVLMTARASVENAGGEMCAGAYDHLVKPLDLEHVRSLLERVFDLSRSPSGGAPRRALEPAFLQATSPAMQRVVATSRTVAASDVTVLITGEGGTGKSRLARTIHDWSPRRAGPFVAVPCATIDRDLSEMELSHQVRRARAGTLYLDDIGDLAPELQAKLLHLLGESSFERIDGNDATMAPGPPEPRLIAATKRDLEADVRTGRFREDLFYRLSVVSIALPPLRERCEDIPALTDHILQRLAQRHRRGVPECGPDVRQRLCDYEWPGNVRELENALERAVVLSGPGPITLAHLPGRLQSARGGTIDTAASAPSLKDLERDHVRRVLAESSTLGEAAARLGIDPSTLWRMRKRWGLE
- a CDS encoding P-II family nitrogen regulator translates to MKKIEAMIKPHKLDDVRDSLIEAGVQGMTVLEIRGFGRQQGRTSYYRGTEYVADFVPKIKLEVFVSDDLVDAVVEVIETAARTDSIGDGKIFVLPVEDAVRIRTGEHGRTAIESVPVQPTRRVA
- the kdpA gene encoding potassium-transporting ATPase subunit KdpA → MTASGWIQLALILGAFTLLTKPLGVYLIQVLDPEREGGTFLDPVLGPLERLVYRILRVRPDRGQTWLQYTISVLVFSALTTLLTYALLRLQDKLPLNPQNLPAVSPHLAFNTAVSFVTNTNWQSYGGESTMSYFSQMVALVMHHFFSAAAGIAIAAALVRGIAVSQGRTIGNFWRDMTRLCLYLLLPMALAYAVFLVWNGDPQNFRPYSVVTTVDQSVAASPAEPAQQTIAQGPIASMVSIKMIGTNGGGYMNANSAHPFENATGFGNYLQMVIFGLIASALTYYLGRMVRNQRHGWAIWTAMFVVMLGGILFCWYAESAGNPLVHAAGVASAPGNMEGKEVRFGVFNSAAWAAMTTATTCGAVNSMHDSFTPLGGLVPLINMQLGEVIFGGVGSGLYGMLVFVFVAIFIAGLMIGRTPEYLGKKIETRDVKLASLFVLVTCFAVLVPTAWASVSDWGTAGLNNNGPHGLAEILYYFSSASGNNGSAFAGLTTNTPWYNTLGGVVILVGRYFMIVPVLALAGTLVQKQAVAQSAGSFPVSGGTFVVLLVSTILIIGALTFFPVLALSPIVEHFLMHGGSTTF